A portion of the Pseudomonadales bacterium genome contains these proteins:
- a CDS encoding acyl-CoA dehydrogenase: MSEFNPPLADIAFVLDEHVLIRDFARLPGFEEVTPDLVAAVLGGAAQLTAQVIAPLNRSGDREGARIEDGRVVEAAGFRDAYRQYIEGGWNSLPFPTRHGGQGLPQALATAVQEMVQSANLAFSLCPLLTQGAIDALMQHADAELQRTYLPKMIVGEWAGTMNLTEPQAGSDLAAVRARAEREGGHYRISGTKIFITWGDHGMTDNVIHLVLARLPDAPAGVKGISLFLVPKFLVNADGSLGERNDVRPVSVEHKLGIHASPTCVMSFGDGGGAMGFLVGRENEGLVCMFTMMNHARLTVGLQGVAVAERARQQAVAYARERVQGTAPGSAARVTIVHHPDVRRMLLQMRALTEAGRALVHVAMAGQDHIHRGGDAQAQVRLALLTPIVKGWCTEMAVEVASLGVQVHGGMGFIEEAGAAQHLRDARILPIYEGTNGIQALDLVGRKFLRDGGAGLRSLIAEMHDVAATLDNGPLADVGARLAQAIVALQDTAGWIAANADRDGVLAGSVAYHFLMLAGTVAGGWQLAVAARAAARRLAVSDVDETFCTAKLVTARFYAEQILPRAHMHAEVVRAGAEAVMSLDEALLA, translated from the coding sequence ATGAGTGAGTTCAACCCGCCGCTGGCGGACATTGCCTTCGTGCTCGACGAGCACGTGCTGATTCGTGACTTCGCGCGACTGCCGGGGTTTGAAGAAGTGACTCCCGACCTGGTCGCGGCCGTGCTCGGCGGCGCGGCACAACTGACGGCGCAGGTCATTGCACCGCTGAACCGCAGTGGTGATCGCGAGGGAGCGCGTATCGAGGACGGCCGGGTCGTCGAGGCGGCAGGCTTTCGCGATGCGTACCGGCAGTACATCGAAGGCGGCTGGAACAGTTTGCCGTTTCCGACCCGCCATGGCGGGCAGGGGTTGCCGCAGGCGCTCGCCACCGCGGTGCAGGAAATGGTGCAATCGGCCAACCTCGCGTTCAGCCTCTGCCCGTTGCTCACGCAGGGTGCGATCGATGCGCTCATGCAGCATGCCGATGCCGAACTGCAGCGCACCTACCTGCCGAAGATGATTGTCGGCGAGTGGGCCGGCACGATGAACCTCACCGAACCGCAGGCCGGTTCGGACCTCGCGGCGGTACGGGCGCGCGCCGAGCGCGAGGGCGGACACTACCGGATCAGCGGCACCAAGATCTTCATCACCTGGGGTGATCACGGCATGACCGACAACGTGATCCACCTGGTGCTGGCGCGCCTGCCTGATGCGCCTGCCGGTGTGAAGGGTATCTCACTGTTCCTGGTGCCGAAGTTCCTCGTGAATGCCGACGGCAGCCTTGGGGAACGCAACGATGTGCGCCCGGTGTCGGTGGAGCACAAGCTGGGTATCCATGCGAGTCCGACCTGCGTGATGAGCTTCGGTGATGGCGGCGGCGCGATGGGCTTCCTGGTCGGGCGCGAGAACGAAGGGCTGGTGTGCATGTTCACGATGATGAACCACGCACGGCTCACGGTCGGCCTGCAGGGGGTCGCGGTTGCGGAGCGCGCACGCCAGCAGGCCGTGGCCTACGCGCGCGAGCGTGTGCAGGGAACTGCGCCCGGAAGCGCTGCGCGCGTGACGATCGTGCACCATCCGGACGTGCGCCGCATGCTGCTGCAGATGCGTGCGCTGACCGAGGCGGGACGCGCGCTGGTCCATGTGGCGATGGCCGGGCAGGATCACATTCACCGTGGTGGTGACGCACAGGCTCAGGTACGCCTTGCGCTGCTCACGCCGATCGTCAAGGGCTGGTGCACCGAGATGGCGGTCGAGGTCGCCTCGCTGGGGGTACAGGTCCACGGTGGCATGGGCTTCATCGAGGAAGCCGGTGCGGCCCAGCATCTGCGCGATGCGCGCATCCTGCCGATTTACGAAGGCACGAATGGCATCCAGGCGCTGGATCTGGTCGGGCGCAAGTTCCTGCGCGACGGTGGTGCAGGGTTGCGTTCGCTGATCGCCGAGATGCACGATGTTGCTGCCACGTTGGACAACGGTCCGCTGGCCGATGTCGGAGCCAGGCTGGCACAGGCGATCGTGGCGCTGCAGGACACGGCCGGATGGATTGCGGCAAACGCCGATCGTGACGGCGTGCTGGCCGGGAGTGTCGCCTACCACTTCCTGATGCTGGCAGGCACGGTTGCCGGCGGCTGGCAGCTTGCAGTGGCTGCGCGGGCGGCGGCGCGGAGACTGGCCGTCAGCGATGTGGACGAGACGTTCTGCACGGCGAAGCTGGTGACGGCGCGTTTCTACGCGGAGCAGATCCTGCCGCGTGCGCACATGCACGCCGAAGTCGTGCGTGCCGGAGCCGAAGCCGTCATGAGTCTGGACGAGGCGCTGCTCGCGTAG
- a CDS encoding long-chain fatty acid--CoA ligase: MLGLMQDRPLILTSIMEHARRLHGDREIVSVTADQPLHRYSYRDAFARAAQLAGALRRLGAVSGDRIGTLAWNDHRHFELYFATSCAGFVCHTINPRLFPAQIEFIIRDAADRWLFVDPLFVPLLVALQDRLDCVAGFVILGPAGAAAGSGLRNAHDYETLLAACEPVFDWPELDERGACALCYTSGTTGNPKGVLYDHRALVLHTYACLMPDVMGATARDVVLPVVPMFHVNAWSIPYGAAVAGAKLVLPGPRMGDGAALARLIATEAVNVAAGVPTVWLGLLAHLRASGERLPSLRRVIVGGAACPRAIMEEFETVHGVHVHHAWGMTETSPVGTFNSPSADFAALSPEDQWRQRLSVGRPVWGVEVRVVDATGQEQPWDGKTPGSLLVRGPWVCAEYFRVGRSDAHRDDGWFDTGDIATIDVRGYVTITDRAKDVIKSGGEWISSITLENTVMAHPAVAEAAVIGAPHPRWDERPLLCVVLRAGADATREELLDWFDGRVASWWVPDDVLFFDELPHTATGKLSKKDLRERLKRYRFGDGRCDTATGTSTEDPDE; this comes from the coding sequence ATGCTCGGACTCATGCAGGATCGGCCATTGATCCTGACTTCGATCATGGAACACGCGCGACGCCTGCACGGGGACAGGGAAATCGTCTCGGTGACTGCTGACCAACCCTTGCATCGCTACAGCTACCGCGATGCCTTTGCACGAGCGGCGCAACTGGCGGGCGCGTTGCGCCGGCTCGGAGCGGTGAGCGGCGATCGCATCGGCACGCTGGCGTGGAACGATCATCGTCATTTCGAGCTGTATTTCGCCACCTCGTGTGCCGGCTTCGTCTGTCATACGATCAACCCGCGCCTGTTTCCGGCCCAGATCGAGTTCATCATCCGCGATGCGGCCGACCGCTGGCTGTTCGTCGATCCGCTGTTCGTGCCGTTGCTGGTCGCGTTGCAGGATCGACTCGATTGCGTGGCAGGCTTCGTGATCCTGGGGCCGGCCGGCGCCGCGGCCGGCTCGGGCCTGCGCAATGCGCACGACTACGAGACGCTGCTGGCAGCCTGCGAGCCCGTGTTCGACTGGCCCGAACTCGATGAGCGCGGCGCCTGTGCCCTGTGCTACACGTCGGGAACCACCGGCAATCCGAAAGGAGTGCTGTACGACCACCGGGCGTTGGTACTGCATACCTACGCCTGCCTGATGCCCGACGTGATGGGCGCCACCGCGCGCGACGTGGTACTGCCGGTGGTGCCGATGTTTCACGTCAACGCATGGAGCATTCCGTACGGTGCCGCGGTCGCCGGTGCGAAACTGGTGTTGCCGGGGCCGCGCATGGGTGATGGTGCCGCGCTTGCCCGCCTGATCGCGACCGAGGCGGTGAACGTCGCCGCGGGTGTGCCGACCGTCTGGCTTGGCTTGCTTGCGCATCTGCGGGCCAGCGGCGAGCGCCTGCCGTCGTTGCGGCGTGTGATCGTCGGTGGGGCGGCGTGCCCGCGCGCGATCATGGAAGAGTTCGAGACGGTGCACGGCGTCCACGTACACCACGCCTGGGGCATGACCGAGACGAGCCCGGTTGGTACCTTCAACTCGCCGAGTGCCGATTTTGCGGCACTGTCGCCGGAGGATCAGTGGCGCCAGCGCCTGAGCGTGGGGCGTCCGGTCTGGGGCGTGGAGGTGCGCGTCGTCGATGCGACGGGGCAGGAGCAACCGTGGGATGGCAAGACCCCGGGTTCGCTGCTGGTACGCGGGCCGTGGGTGTGCGCAGAGTATTTCCGTGTCGGTCGCAGCGATGCGCATCGCGACGACGGTTGGTTCGATACCGGCGACATCGCGACCATCGACGTGCGTGGATACGTGACGATCACCGATCGTGCAAAGGACGTGATCAAGTCGGGCGGCGAATGGATCAGCTCGATCACGCTCGAGAACACCGTGATGGCGCATCCGGCGGTCGCCGAGGCGGCGGTGATCGGTGCGCCTCACCCGCGCTGGGACGAGCGGCCACTGCTCTGCGTGGTGCTGCGTGCGGGCGCAGACGCAACGCGCGAGGAACTGCTCGACTGGTTCGATGGCAGGGTGGCGAGCTGGTGGGTGCCGGACGACGTGCTGTTCTTCGATGAACTGCCGCACACGGCTACCGGCAAGCTCAGCAAGAAGGATCTGCGCGAACGACTGAAGCGCTACCGGTTTGGTGATGGTCGATGCGACACTGCGACCGGGACAAGCACGGAGGATCCCGATGAGTGA
- the smrA gene encoding DNA endonuclease SmrA: protein MGDDSSEHSSFGKLVGEVLPLKGDVVVNLKCAREITPGTLERRRAAEALAAGNANSLPTEHIPLVEPHAELAFVRPGVQHGVYRRLRLGEYRCDSRLDLHGLTVAQAREILWRFVADCMRHDIRVGLVTHGRGVGRSTPALLKSCVALWLPCFPDVLAFHSAPRHLGGTGATLVLLRKSERARSENFERHGKRTR, encoded by the coding sequence ATGGGCGATGACAGCAGTGAGCATTCCTCCTTCGGGAAACTCGTCGGCGAGGTCCTGCCGCTGAAGGGCGACGTGGTGGTCAACCTGAAATGCGCCCGCGAGATCACTCCCGGCACGCTGGAGCGCCGTCGTGCAGCCGAGGCGCTGGCGGCCGGGAACGCCAATTCGCTGCCGACCGAACACATCCCGCTGGTGGAGCCGCACGCCGAACTCGCTTTCGTTCGCCCCGGCGTGCAGCACGGTGTGTACCGCCGGCTGCGACTCGGTGAATACCGTTGCGATTCGCGGCTGGATCTGCACGGGCTCACGGTCGCACAGGCTCGCGAGATACTGTGGCGTTTCGTCGCCGACTGCATGCGCCACGACATCCGCGTCGGACTGGTCACGCACGGACGTGGCGTGGGCCGCAGCACGCCGGCCCTGCTGAAAAGCTGCGTCGCTCTGTGGCTGCCGTGCTTTCCCGACGTACTCGCCTTCCATTCCGCGCCGCGCCATCTGGGCGGCACCGGCGCGACGCTGGTGTTGCTGCGCAAGAGCGAGCGCGCGCGCAGCGAGAATTTCGAGCGCCACGGCAAACGCACGCGCTGA
- the hda gene encoding DnaA regulatory inactivator Hda produces MMALQLPLPVRLSDDASFANFHLCEANRSAVARIEHFVMGGSGSLYLHGPPGSGRTHLLQAACHALEANGVVIVYLPLAALRDAPPGELLAGLEAYALVCLDDADAVAGLPGWEETLFHLHNRCVETGCRLLIAATLPPAQAGFRLADLRSRLQGGEFVALALPDDEACIDALRLRARNRGLVLDPEVARFVWSRSQRSMGALIAVLDRLDAASLGAGRRLSIPFVKDVMGW; encoded by the coding sequence CTGATGGCACTGCAACTGCCGTTGCCGGTGCGCCTGTCCGACGACGCATCGTTTGCGAATTTCCATCTCTGCGAAGCGAACCGCTCTGCCGTCGCGCGTATCGAACATTTCGTCATGGGCGGATCGGGCAGTCTGTACCTGCACGGGCCACCGGGTAGCGGGCGCACGCACCTGCTGCAGGCTGCGTGTCACGCGCTGGAGGCGAACGGAGTCGTGATCGTCTACCTGCCGCTTGCCGCGTTGCGCGACGCGCCGCCGGGCGAGCTGCTGGCCGGTCTGGAAGCGTATGCACTGGTGTGCCTGGACGATGCCGACGCCGTGGCTGGCCTGCCCGGATGGGAAGAGACGCTGTTTCATCTGCACAACCGCTGTGTAGAGACGGGATGCAGGTTGCTGATCGCGGCAACGCTGCCGCCGGCCCAGGCGGGCTTTCGCCTCGCCGATCTGCGTTCGCGCCTGCAGGGCGGCGAGTTTGTCGCGCTCGCGCTGCCCGATGACGAGGCGTGCATCGACGCGTTGCGGTTGCGGGCGCGCAACCGTGGCCTGGTGCTGGACCCCGAGGTGGCACGCTTCGTCTGGTCGCGCAGCCAGCGCTCGATGGGGGCGCTGATCGCCGTGCTCGATCGCCTCGACGCGGCCTCGCTGGGCGCCGGCCGGCGACTCAGCATCCCGTTCGTGAAGGACGTCATGGGCTGGTGA
- a CDS encoding AI-2E family transporter: MDEAVTSTSVAQRALVLGVVVAVGWLLHLLGPILMPFLTGMALAYLWDPAVDRMQRAGLGRTLAVCVVFLCMGLLLAGLVLVLVPLLGRQMHVMAAKVPVVIEWFSSTLLPWLQRRFGIAEGDLPIQALGDALVANWQSAGGFAQRLLSSATASSIALVGWVVNLVLIPVVTFYLLRDWDRLLTRMHDVLPRAWERTVLELACECDEVVSAFIRGQLLVMLALGVCYTVGLMLVGLDLALLIGMLAGLASIVPYLGLVLGLGSAAIATLVQFGDWPQLLWVLAVFVASQALEGMYLTPRLVGNRIGLHPVVVIFAVMAGGQLFGFTGVLLALPVSAVIMVLLRHVHERYRASVFYGPVAADIAVAEVPAQSPAGTRSPADAQPPESGAA; the protein is encoded by the coding sequence ATGGACGAGGCAGTTACTTCGACGAGTGTCGCACAGCGAGCGCTCGTACTCGGCGTGGTGGTGGCCGTCGGCTGGTTGCTGCACCTGCTCGGCCCGATACTGATGCCGTTTCTGACCGGCATGGCACTCGCGTACCTCTGGGATCCCGCAGTCGATCGCATGCAGCGTGCCGGGCTGGGGCGCACGCTGGCAGTATGTGTGGTCTTCCTGTGCATGGGTCTGTTGCTGGCGGGCCTGGTGCTGGTGCTGGTGCCGCTGCTGGGACGGCAGATGCACGTGATGGCGGCGAAGGTCCCGGTCGTCATCGAATGGTTCAGCAGCACGCTGCTGCCGTGGTTGCAGCGCCGCTTCGGTATCGCGGAGGGTGACCTGCCGATCCAGGCGCTTGGTGATGCGCTGGTCGCAAACTGGCAGAGCGCGGGCGGTTTCGCACAGCGCCTGCTGAGCTCGGCGACTGCCTCGTCGATCGCGCTCGTCGGCTGGGTCGTGAATCTGGTGCTGATCCCGGTCGTGACCTTTTATCTGTTGCGCGACTGGGATCGCTTGCTCACACGCATGCACGACGTGCTGCCACGCGCATGGGAGCGCACGGTGCTGGAGCTTGCGTGCGAGTGCGACGAGGTCGTCAGTGCGTTCATTCGCGGGCAACTGCTGGTGATGCTCGCGCTCGGTGTGTGCTACACGGTCGGGTTGATGCTGGTGGGACTCGATCTCGCGCTGTTGATCGGCATGCTGGCCGGCCTCGCGAGTATCGTGCCCTATCTGGGTTTGGTGCTCGGGCTGGGATCGGCGGCGATCGCGACGCTGGTGCAGTTCGGTGACTGGCCGCAGCTGTTGTGGGTGCTTGCGGTGTTCGTCGCGAGCCAGGCGCTGGAGGGCATGTACCTGACGCCACGGCTGGTGGGTAACCGGATCGGGTTGCATCCGGTGGTGGTGATCTTCGCGGTGATGGCGGGGGGGCAACTGTTCGGCTTCACCGGTGTGCTGCTCGCACTGCCCGTCTCGGCCGTGATCATGGTGCTGCTGCGCCATGTACACGAACGCTACCGCGCCAGCGTGTTCTATGGCCCTGTGGCGGCTGACATCGCGGTGGCGGAAGTGCCCGCGCAGTCGCCGGCTGGTACGCGATCACCGGCTGATGCGCAGCCGCCGGAATCGGGCGCGGCCTGA
- a CDS encoding DUF2066 domain-containing protein yields MNPRIFRTGFPLLVLWVLASWALAASAITLNEAEVPVAAQDSAARSAAAAAALAEVFVKSSGSQHVLGNPVVAAAIRDADRQLQQFYFTRLVYPPRSQGPAEELGLHAVFSPQMIASVLQRAGEPILPPNRPAILLWLAIDDGSGAGPRLFDRDTDATLAAWLRWHGARRDIPLRFPEMDLQDSATVGVEPVWGLDAQALRAASERYGSGPVLIAKLALGSDGGWFGEWLYLDGEQTSAGQGSAPAVETLAGEIVDFGAEGVAARYAVRAAETEGEQLRLRVDGLSTFQAYYRTYRLLREMTSVRRVQLVLVDRDSFFFDLVTASDTDSVLRELSLLPQLLPHGDTAELHYRWSGS; encoded by the coding sequence ATGAATCCACGCATTTTCCGGACGGGTTTCCCGTTGCTCGTGCTGTGGGTGCTTGCGTCGTGGGCGCTGGCGGCGAGCGCCATCACGCTGAACGAGGCCGAGGTGCCGGTCGCGGCGCAGGACAGTGCGGCACGCTCGGCAGCGGCTGCTGCTGCGCTGGCGGAAGTGTTCGTGAAGAGCAGCGGCTCGCAACACGTGCTGGGCAACCCGGTCGTGGCGGCAGCGATCCGGGACGCCGACCGGCAACTGCAGCAGTTCTATTTCACTCGCCTGGTGTATCCGCCACGCAGCCAGGGACCCGCCGAGGAACTCGGCCTGCACGCCGTGTTCTCTCCGCAGATGATCGCGAGCGTGTTGCAGCGGGCCGGCGAACCGATTCTGCCGCCGAATCGACCGGCGATCCTGTTGTGGCTGGCGATCGACGATGGATCGGGTGCGGGGCCGCGTCTGTTCGATCGTGACACCGACGCGACGCTCGCAGCCTGGCTGCGCTGGCACGGTGCGCGGCGTGACATTCCGCTGCGCTTTCCGGAAATGGACCTGCAGGACAGCGCCACCGTTGGTGTCGAACCGGTGTGGGGGCTCGATGCGCAGGCACTGCGTGCGGCGAGCGAGCGCTATGGCTCGGGTCCGGTGCTGATCGCGAAGCTCGCGCTTGGCAGCGATGGGGGGTGGTTCGGCGAATGGCTGTACCTCGATGGCGAACAGACGAGCGCAGGGCAGGGCAGCGCGCCAGCCGTCGAGACGCTCGCCGGCGAGATCGTCGACTTCGGTGCCGAAGGTGTGGCGGCACGCTATGCGGTGCGCGCTGCCGAGACCGAGGGCGAGCAATTGCGCCTTCGCGTGGACGGGCTGAGTACGTTCCAGGCGTACTACCGCACCTACAGGCTGTTGCGCGAGATGACGTCGGTACGCCGGGTCCAGCTCGTGCTGGTCGATCGCGATTCGTTCTTTTTCGATCTGGTGACCGCGAGCGACACCGACTCCGTATTGCGCGAACTGTCACTGCTGCCGCAACTGCTGCCGCACGGGGACACCGCCGAACTGCACTATCGCTGGTCCGGGAGCTGA
- the purM gene encoding phosphoribosylformylglycinamidine cyclo-ligase — protein MSEASNRGLSYKDAGVDIDAGNALVGRIRDIARRTRRPEVLGGIGGFGALCELPARYREPVLVAGTDGVGTKLRLAIQLGIHDTIGIDLVAMCVNDLVVAGAEPLFFLDYYATGHLDVEVAASVIRGIGAGCEQAGCALVGGETAEMPGMYAGDDYDLAGFCVGVVEKSRIIDGSRVAPGDALIGLASSGAHSNGYSLIRKILEVSGADLEADLDGRPLAAALLAPTRIYVKPLLALIASCRVHALAHITGGGLLENVPRVLPTGCAAVIDTASWEEPQLFRWLASAGGVARQEMYRTFNCGVGMVVCVPEQDCERAIGELNAAGEQAWRIGRIETIGSDGEQVRLLGC, from the coding sequence ATGTCCGAAGCCAGCAACCGTGGTCTTTCCTACAAGGATGCCGGCGTCGACATCGACGCCGGCAACGCGCTGGTCGGGCGCATCCGCGACATCGCACGCCGTACACGCCGTCCCGAGGTGCTCGGTGGAATCGGCGGCTTCGGCGCACTGTGCGAACTGCCTGCACGCTACCGCGAGCCGGTACTGGTGGCGGGTACCGACGGCGTCGGCACCAAACTCAGGCTGGCGATCCAGCTCGGCATCCACGACACGATCGGCATCGACCTGGTCGCAATGTGCGTGAACGACCTGGTGGTGGCAGGAGCCGAGCCGCTGTTCTTCCTTGATTACTACGCCACCGGCCACCTCGACGTCGAGGTCGCTGCCAGCGTGATCCGCGGCATCGGCGCCGGCTGCGAACAGGCCGGCTGCGCGCTGGTCGGCGGCGAGACCGCCGAAATGCCGGGCATGTACGCCGGCGACGACTACGACCTTGCCGGTTTCTGCGTCGGCGTGGTCGAGAAGAGTCGCATCATCGACGGCAGCCGGGTTGCACCCGGTGACGCACTGATCGGACTCGCGTCGAGCGGCGCGCATTCGAACGGCTATTCGCTGATCCGCAAGATTCTCGAAGTGAGTGGCGCCGATCTCGAGGCCGATCTCGACGGGCGCCCGCTTGCGGCAGCGCTGTTGGCCCCGACGCGCATCTACGTGAAACCACTGCTCGCGCTGATCGCAAGCTGTCGCGTCCACGCACTTGCGCACATCACCGGCGGCGGCCTGCTGGAGAACGTGCCACGCGTGCTGCCCACGGGCTGCGCCGCAGTGATCGACACCGCGAGCTGGGAGGAGCCGCAACTGTTCCGCTGGCTCGCCAGTGCCGGCGGCGTCGCACGCCAGGAGATGTATCGCACCTTCAACTGCGGGGTCGGCATGGTGGTCTGCGTACCGGAGCAGGACTGCGAGCGTGCGATCGGCGAGCTGAACGCCGCCGGCGAACAGGCGTGGCGCATCGGACGCATCGAAACGATCGGCAGCGACGGCGAACAGGTGCGCCTGCTTGGCTGCTGA
- the purN gene encoding phosphoribosylglycinamide formyltransferase — protein MQRCRLVILVSGSGSNLQAFIDACRDPAYPCTVVAVISNRPGVHGLVRAEAAGIPAEVLDHTRFASREEFDAALLARIDLHAPDLVILAGFMRILTPAFVQHYAGRLLNIHPSLLPKYPGLHTHRRALEAGDREHGATVHFVSTDLDGGPAIVQARVPVLPQDDESTLAARVLEREHLIYPFAAHLFAAGRLRLNAGRAELDGTALPAYGMAFEPAGTEPDQHRQGGE, from the coding sequence ATACAGCGCTGCCGTCTGGTCATCCTGGTCTCCGGCAGCGGCAGCAACCTGCAGGCGTTCATCGACGCCTGCCGCGATCCCGCGTATCCATGCACGGTCGTCGCGGTGATCAGCAATCGTCCCGGCGTGCACGGCCTGGTGCGTGCCGAAGCCGCCGGAATTCCGGCCGAGGTGCTCGATCACACCCGGTTCGCGAGCCGCGAGGAATTCGACGCAGCACTGCTCGCGCGCATCGACCTGCACGCGCCGGACCTGGTGATCCTGGCCGGCTTCATGCGCATCCTGACGCCCGCGTTCGTACAGCACTACGCAGGACGACTGCTGAACATCCATCCCTCACTGCTGCCGAAATACCCCGGCCTGCATACGCACCGCCGTGCACTGGAGGCCGGCGATCGTGAACACGGTGCGACCGTGCACTTCGTGAGTACAGACCTCGACGGTGGCCCGGCGATCGTACAGGCTCGTGTGCCGGTACTGCCGCAAGACGATGAGTCAACGCTCGCCGCGCGCGTGCTCGAGCGCGAGCACCTGATCTATCCGTTCGCCGCACACCTGTTCGCTGCAGGCCGCCTGCGGCTGAACGCAGGCCGGGCCGAACTCGACGGGACCGCGCTGCCCGCGTATGGCATGGCGTTCGAGCCGGCAGGCACCGAACCCGACCAGCACCGGCAGGGTGGCGAATGA
- a CDS encoding dCTP deaminase yields the protein MTIKADRWIRRMAREHGMIEPFEPDQVRHTQAGKVISFGTSSYGYDVRCSDEFKIFTNVYSATVDPKNFDPRSFVDVKSDSCIIPPNSFALARTVEYFRIPRSVLTICLGKSTYARCGIIVNVTPLEPEWEGHVTLEFSNTTNLPAKIYAHEGVAQMLFFESDEVCETSYRDRGGKYQGQTGVTLPRA from the coding sequence ATGACGATCAAGGCGGACCGGTGGATACGCCGCATGGCGCGCGAGCACGGAATGATCGAGCCCTTCGAGCCCGATCAGGTGCGCCATACGCAGGCGGGCAAGGTGATTTCCTTCGGCACGTCGAGCTACGGCTACGATGTGCGCTGCTCCGACGAGTTCAAGATCTTCACCAACGTGTATTCGGCGACGGTCGACCCGAAGAACTTCGACCCGCGCAGTTTCGTCGACGTGAAGTCTGACAGTTGCATCATCCCGCCGAACTCGTTCGCACTGGCGCGCACGGTCGAGTACTTCCGGATCCCGCGCAGTGTGCTGACGATCTGCCTCGGCAAGTCGACCTACGCGCGCTGCGGCATCATCGTCAACGTCACGCCGCTCGAACCCGAGTGGGAAGGGCATGTGACGCTGGAGTTCTCGAACACCACGAACCTGCCGGCGAAGATCTACGCGCACGAGGGTGTGGCGCAGATGCTGTTCTTCGAGAGTGACGAGGTCTGCGAGACTTCGTACCGTGACCGCGGTGGCAAGTACCAGGGCCAGACCGGAGTCACGTTGCCGCGAGCCTGA
- the apbC gene encoding iron-sulfur cluster carrier protein ApbC, with translation MAGLDLQAARAALAASRIEGMDAPLGEWTEVAAIERRRDTVVVSIAVAIPAAGRREALAAEVRRVLAPRADGATIRVDCETRVVAAPRRTQSPGLESVRNVIAVASGKGGVGKSTTAVNLALALAHEGARVGLLDADVYGPSQQIMLGIPEHQRPEGRDERFLVPIEAYGLQTMSMGYLVTEKTAMVWRGPMASSALQQMLTQTLWRNLDYLVVDMPPGTGDIQLTLAQKVPVSGAVIVTTPQDIALLDCRKGIEMFTKVDIPVLGVVENMAVHVCSQCGHAEHLFGAGGGERIAREYAVPLLGALPLDIRIREQADGGKPTVAADPDGPLAALYLDCARRMALTLHRRNVSSVRAAPDIQVTND, from the coding sequence ATGGCCGGTCTCGACCTGCAGGCAGCAAGGGCAGCGCTCGCCGCCAGTCGTATCGAGGGCATGGACGCACCGCTGGGCGAGTGGACCGAAGTCGCGGCGATCGAGCGCCGCAGGGACACCGTGGTGGTTTCGATCGCGGTGGCGATACCTGCGGCGGGTCGGCGCGAGGCGCTGGCCGCCGAGGTGCGTCGCGTGCTTGCGCCGCGTGCAGATGGCGCGACGATCCGTGTGGACTGCGAAACGCGTGTCGTGGCTGCTCCCAGGCGCACCCAGAGTCCCGGACTCGAGAGCGTGCGCAACGTGATCGCGGTCGCCTCCGGCAAGGGCGGAGTCGGCAAGTCCACCACGGCCGTGAACCTGGCGCTGGCACTCGCGCATGAAGGCGCGCGGGTAGGCCTGCTCGACGCCGATGTCTACGGTCCGAGCCAGCAGATCATGCTGGGCATTCCCGAGCATCAGCGCCCGGAAGGGCGCGACGAGCGCTTCCTGGTGCCGATCGAGGCATACGGTCTGCAGACGATGTCGATGGGCTATCTGGTCACCGAGAAGACCGCGATGGTGTGGCGTGGGCCGATGGCGAGCAGTGCACTGCAGCAGATGCTTACGCAGACGCTGTGGCGCAACCTCGACTACCTCGTCGTCGACATGCCGCCCGGCACCGGCGATATCCAGCTCACGCTGGCGCAGAAGGTGCCGGTGAGCGGAGCGGTGATCGTCACCACGCCGCAGGACATCGCGCTGCTCGATTGCCGCAAGGGCATCGAAATGTTCACCAAGGTCGACATTCCGGTACTCGGTGTGGTCGAGAACATGGCGGTACACGTGTGCAGCCAGTGCGGCCATGCCGAGCACCTGTTCGGTGCCGGCGGTGGCGAGCGCATTGCACGCGAATACGCGGTGCCGCTGCTCGGTGCGCTGCCGCTCGACATCCGTATCCGTGAACAGGCCGACGGCGGCAAGCCGACCGTGGCCGCAGATCCGGACGGACCGCTCGCGGCGCTCTATCTCGACTGTGCGCGCCGCATGGCGCTCACGCTGCACCGGCGCAACGTATCGAGCGTACGTGCCGCACCGGATATCCAGGTAACCAACGACTGA